The Candidatus Omnitrophota bacterium nucleotide sequence ACTTATGCGCCGCGGCATAGGCAACCCCTCCGGCCCCAACAATCAACACATTTTTCTTCATTTACACAGCGCCTCCTTAATTAAAAAAACAATCAAGACAAGTTATTCAGGAAATCCTTATAACCGAACTTACGCACAATATCAAGCTTACCGTTAAGCCTTTTAACCGCTATAGCGGGCATCTGCAGGCCATTAAACCAATTTTTTTTGACCATTGTATAGCCGCCCGCGTCTTTAAACCTTATGGTATCCCCGGGTTTTAGGCGTTTTTTAAAACAATATGAACCAAATATGTCTCCGGCAAGGCATGAACGCCCTGCTATCGTATATTTATACCCGCCCCTTTTTTCGGCATCTATTTTGGCCTCCGAACGGTATATCAAAAGGTCAAGCATGTGCGCCTCGGTTGAGGCATCCACGATAGCGGTATACGTCCTATTTTGAACCACGTCAAGCACCGTGCATACAAGTTCTGACGACCGCGTTATCACGCTCTCGCCCGGCTCAAGATAGACCTGGGTGTTAAAATGTCCGGCAAAATCCCTGACTGTCCGGCAAAAATCCCCAACCGGATAACCTTTTCGGGTAAAATAAATACCCCCGCCCAAACTCACCCATTTACAACATTTTAATATATCCTTATATTCATTTCCAATATATTCTATATTGGCACGAAAATTTTTAAAGTCGGCGTTCTCACAGTTAAAATGAAACATAACCCCGTCAATATAAGGCAGTGCCCGGCGGACAAGCTCCTTAAGACACACGCCGAGCCGGCAGTATTTACGCGACGGGTCAGCAAGATCAAAATGGGAATAGCCCACACCCGGATTTATCCTAAGCCCAAGCTGGGCCTTGCCCGCGTAACGGTAAAACGCTTTAAGTTGAGACACCGAATTGAAGATTATCTTATCCGCGAAGTTTCCAAGCGTAAGTATTTCCCGCCTTTTATAGCCTGGGGAATAAACATGGACCTCTTTTCCGAACTTCTCATGCCCTAAACGCGCTTCATAAGGAGAGCTTGCCGTGGTTCCGTCCATATGCCGCTTTACCAACTCAAAAACACTCCATGCCGCGAAACACTTAAGCGCTAAGACGCATTTGGCTTCGGAGGT carries:
- a CDS encoding carboxynorspermidine decarboxylase translates to MKPETPYYLIDEKALLANLRTIDFIRKTSEAKCVLALKCFAAWSVFELVKRHMDGTTASSPYEARLGHEKFGKEVHVYSPGYKRREILTLGNFADKIIFNSVSQLKAFYRYAGKAQLGLRINPGVGYSHFDLADPSRKYCRLGVCLKELVRRALPYIDGVMFHFNCENADFKNFRANIEYIGNEYKDILKCCKWVSLGGGIYFTRKGYPVGDFCRTVRDFAGHFNTQVYLEPGESVITRSSELVCTVLDVVQNRTYTAIVDASTEAHMLDLLIYRSEAKIDAEKRGGYKYTIAGRSCLAGDIFGSYCFKKRLKPGDTIRFKDAGGYTMVKKNWFNGLQMPAIAVKRLNGKLDIVRKFGYKDFLNNLS